The region GCCCGGCCGCACCCCGCCCCACCCCCTCTACCTCATACGCCCGGGACGCCGCCCAGGCCCCTCACACCGCTCACACCGCTCACGCCCCTCACACCAGGTCGATGAGGTCCGCGATCGAGTCCACTACACGGGAGGGCCGGAACGGGTGCCGGTCGACCTCCTCGGGGCGGGTCAGTCCGGTCAGGACGAGGAAGGTCTCCATGCCCGCCTCCAGACCTGCCAGCACATCGGTGTCCATCCGGTCGCCGATCATCGCGGAGGTCTCGGAATGCGCGCCGATGACATTGAGCCCGTGCCGCATCATCAGCGGGTTGGGCTTGCCGACGAAGTACGGATCGACGCCCGTCGCCTTGGTGATCAGCGCGGCCACCGAACCGGTCGCGGGCAGCGCGCCCTGCGGGGAGGGACCGGTCTCGTCGGGGTTGGTGGCGATGAACCGCGCGCCTTCGTTGATCAGCCGGATCGCCTTCGTCAGCGCCTCGAAGCTGTAGGTGCGGGTCTCGCCGAGGACGACGTAGTCCGGGGAGTGGTCGGTCAGGACGTAGCCGATGTCGTGCAGGGCGGTGGTCAGGCCCGCCTCCCCGATGACGTACGCGGTGCCGCCGGGCCGCTGGTCGTCCAGGAACTGGGCGGTGGCCAGCGCGGACGTCCAGATCGACTCCCACGGCACGTCCAGCCCGATGCGGTTCAGGCGGGCGTGCAGGTCACGCGGGGTGTAGATGGAGTTGTTGGTCAGCACGAGAAAGGGCTTGCCCGACTCGCGCAGCCGCTTGATGAAGGCGTCCGCCCCGGGGACCGGAATGCCCTCGTGCATCAGGACGCCGTCCATGTCGGTGAGCCATGACTCGATCGGCTTGCGCTCTGCCACTGCCGGACTCCTGCCGTACGTGTTGACCAGGGGCGCCGGCCGACTCCCGCACACGCCGTGGCCCACGCGAGTGCCTCCACGGCGTCGTACACACGGCCGACGCCCCCACCCTAAGTCAGCGGGCGGCACCCCCGACCCTCGCGCTCGCCCCGGATCTTCCGCCCCACCACGCCCGGCACCTCGGCTCTCGGCGCTCCGCAGTGGGCCGGTCTGCTGTCGCCGGGAGAGAGCGAGAGGTCCCCGCCACCTCATGCCGGGGCCGGCCCAACGCGCCCGGCCGCGAGGCCGGTCCGCCGCCGTCCGAACAGCGGCGCCAGCACCAGTTCCGCCGCCCCGTCGGCGACCACCCGGGCACCGCCGCGGGCGAGCGCCACCGGCACCGGTTCCCCGGCCCGGCCGCGGGTGCGCGCCTGCTCGGCGAGCACCCCGGCCACGCCTTTGAGGAACACCTCGGGGTGCTCCAGCACGGTCCGCCCGCCGAGCAGCAGCCGGTCGATGTCCAGCAGCTCGACGAGGTTGGCGGCGCCCACGCCCAGCGCCCGCGCCGCACCCGGCAGATCGCCGCGGGCCACCGCCGCGAGGCACAGCGCCTCGATGCAGCCGCGCCGCCCGCAGCCGCAGCGCGGCCCGTCCCACTGCACGGTCTGGTGGCCGAATTCGCCGGCGCCGGTGCGCGGGCCGCGGTAGAGGCCGCCGTCCAGGACGAGCCCGGCGCCCAGGCCGGTGCCCAGGTGGAGGTAGCCGAACGAGCCGGGACCCGCCGGTATCCCCTGGGCGAGGCCCAGCGCCGCCGCGTTGGTGTCCTTGTCGACGACGACGGGCAGGCCGAGCCGTTCGGCGAGCGCGTCCCGCAGGGGAAAGCCGTCCCACCGGGGCGCGCCGGTGACCCGGTGCAGGACGCCGGTGGTGTGGTCCAGCGGGCCCGGGCAGGCCGCCCCGGCGCCCAGTACGGGCGGGCCGCCGGCCTGTGCGCGCAGCGCGGCGACCTCCCGTTCGACGGTGGCGAGCACCTGACCGGCACCCTCCTCGAAGGCGAGCGGGGCACGGCGTACGGCGACCGCTTCGCCCGCGAGGTCGGCGAGGACGGCGGTGAGCTCGTCGCGGTCGAGGTGCAGTCCGACGGCGTGCCGGGCGCCGGGGACCAGCCGCAGGACGGTGGCGGGCTTGCCGCCGGTGGAGGCGCGGCGGCCCGCCTCGGCGACCAGGCCGTCGGCCCGCAGCCGGGCGGTGATCTTGCTGACGGCCTGCGGGGTCAGCCCGGTGCGGCCGGCGAGCTCCCGCCGGCTGACCCCCTCCTCGCCGGCCGCGCGCAGCAGCCCGAGCACCAGCGCGGCGTTGTGGTCGCGCAGGGCGGGGAGGTTGGCGCCCGGAGGGCCGGCGACGCCGTCGTGGGAGAGATCGTTGCTGCTCACCCACCCATTGTCCGCATCGCTTGCACTTTGGCAACACCGTTGCTTAAGTGGGTCCCATGAGCGAGATGAGCGACTCCACCGGCACCGCCGCCCCCCACGACCCGCTCCGCGTCGGCCTCATCGGCTACGGCCTGGCGGGCTCGGTCTTCCACGCGCCGCTGATCGCGGCCGCCGAGGGCCTGCAGCTCGACACCGTCTCGACCTCCGACCCGGAGCGGCAGGCGCAGGCCCGCGCCGAGCATCCGGGGGTCCGTACGGTCGACACCCCCGAGGCGGTGCTCGCCCGCGCCGCGGACCTCGACCTGATCGTGCTGGCGACGCCGAACAAGACGCATGTGCCGCTCGCCACCGCCGCCCTGGAGGCCGGCCTGCCGGTGGTGGTCGACAAGCCGCTGGCCGCGACCGCCGCCGAGGCCGAGAAGCTCGCCGCGCTCGCCGGGGACCGCGGCCTGCTGCTCTCCGTCTTCCAGAACCGCCGCTGGGACAACGACTTCCGCACCGCCCGCAAGCTGATCGAGGACGGCGCGCTCGGCGACGTCTACCGCTTCGAGTCCCGCTTCGAGCGCTGGCGGCCGCAGCCCAAGGGCGGCTGGCGCGAGTCCGGCGACCCGGCGGAGATCGGCGGACTGCTCTACGACCTCGGCAGCCACCTCGTCGACCAGGCGCTGGTTCTCTTCGGCCCGGCCGTCTCCGTGTACGCCGAGTCCGTCGTCCGCCGCCCGGGCGCGGAGGCCGACGACGACTCCTTCATCGCCCTCACCCACGCCGGCGGCGTCCGCTCCCACCTGTGGATGAGCGCCACCACCGCCATGCTCGGCCCGCGCTTCCGGGTGCTGGGCAGCCGGGCGGGCTATGTGAAGCACGGCCTGGACCCGCAGGAGGCCGCGCTGCGCGAGGGCCGCCGGCCCGGCGACGAGAAGGGCGAATGGGGCGTGGAGCCGGAGTCCCACCGGGGCCGGCTCGGCGCCGGGTCGTCCCCGCAGTCCGGTGGCGGCGAGCAGGTGCCGACGCTGCCGGGCGACTACCCCGCCTACTACGCCGCGATCGCCCGGGCGCTGCGCGAGGGCGGCCGGCCGCCGGTGACCGCCACCGAGGCCGCGGCCGCGCTGCGCGTCCTGGAGGCCGCCAGGCGCTCGGCCGCGGAAGGCCGCACGGTCCGGATCGTGGGCTGAATCCCACGTTTTTGTCTTTCCCGCCGTTGCTCCCCCACTGCCTAAAGGGCGTGGGGGAGCAACGGCGAACAACCCCCACGGCGGGCCGGCCGACAACGTGGGAAAAACTACGCGTCGCGCAGGCGCTGACGCTGCCGGCCCAGGCCGTCGATCTCCAGCTCCACGACGTCACCGGCCCGCAGGTACGGCTTGGGTTCCGGGCGGCCCATGGCGACGCCGGCCGGGGTGCCGGTGTTGATGACGTCGCCCGGGTAGAGGGTCATGAACCGGCTGACGTAGCGGACCACTTCGGCCACCGGGAAGATCTGCTCGGCGGTCGTGCCGTCCTGTTTCAGCTCGCCGTTGACCCACAGCCGCAGGCCGAGGGCCTGCGGGTCCGGCACCTCGTCGGCGGTCACCAGCCACGGCCCCAGGGGGTTGAACGTCTCGCAGTTCTTGCCCTTGTCCCACTGGCCGCCGCGCTCGATCTGGAAGGCACGCTCGGAGACGTCGTGCGCCACCGCGTAGCCGGCCACCGCCGCCAGCGCCTCGTCGTCGCTCTCCAGGTAGCGGGCCGTACGGCCGATGACGACCGCCAGCTCCACTTCCCAGTCGGTCTTCACACTGTCCCGCGGGACCAGCACGGTGTCCTCGGGTCCGACGACCGTGTCCGGGGCCTTCATGAAGAGGATCGGCTCCTCGGGGGTCGCGGCGCCCGTCTCCCGGGCGTGGTCGTGGTAGTTCAGCCCGATGCACACGATCTTGCCGATCCGGGCCAGCGGCGGGCCGGTGCGCAGCCCGGCCGCGTCGAGCGGCGGCAGGTCACCGGACGCGGCCGCGGTGCGGAGGCGCGCCAGTGCCGCGTCGTCCGCGAGCAGCACCGGGTCGATGTCCGTGACCAGGCCGGACAGGTCCCGCAGGACCCCTGTTCCGTCGAGCAGCGCCGGGCGTTCCGCCCCCACCGTGCCGACACGCAGCAGCTTCATCGGTTCCACTCCCGTGGTCGAAGGGTCGGCCCCGGAAAGGGATTTCCCGGGCCGGCCGATGGGGGACGGCCATCGAGCGATTTGGTCGATCCTCCAAGAACGGGGTCCAGTCCACAAGACCCCGTTCACGGACTGGACCGTTACCGAGTGGTAGTGACGACCTCTCCGGGAGCCGTGCCGGCCTGCGGCTGCGCACCGTCGGCCGGGCGGGTCCTCGCCCGGTCCCCGGCCCGGGAGTTGGCCCTCGCACGGGCCGCCCGCTGCCGGGCCGCGCGGCTCTTCGGCGCGCCCTTCCGGTCCGTGCGCTGCGGCGCCGGACGCTGCTGCGGGGCGCGGGTGCCCGACGCCCCGTCAGCCGG is a window of Streptomyces caniferus DNA encoding:
- a CDS encoding HAD-IIA family hydrolase, producing MAERKPIESWLTDMDGVLMHEGIPVPGADAFIKRLRESGKPFLVLTNNSIYTPRDLHARLNRIGLDVPWESIWTSALATAQFLDDQRPGGTAYVIGEAGLTTALHDIGYVLTDHSPDYVVLGETRTYSFEALTKAIRLINEGARFIATNPDETGPSPQGALPATGSVAALITKATGVDPYFVGKPNPLMMRHGLNVIGAHSETSAMIGDRMDTDVLAGLEAGMETFLVLTGLTRPEEVDRHPFRPSRVVDSIADLIDLV
- a CDS encoding ROK family transcriptional regulator, with the translated sequence MSSNDLSHDGVAGPPGANLPALRDHNAALVLGLLRAAGEEGVSRRELAGRTGLTPQAVSKITARLRADGLVAEAGRRASTGGKPATVLRLVPGARHAVGLHLDRDELTAVLADLAGEAVAVRRAPLAFEEGAGQVLATVEREVAALRAQAGGPPVLGAGAACPGPLDHTTGVLHRVTGAPRWDGFPLRDALAERLGLPVVVDKDTNAAALGLAQGIPAGPGSFGYLHLGTGLGAGLVLDGGLYRGPRTGAGEFGHQTVQWDGPRCGCGRRGCIEALCLAAVARGDLPGAARALGVGAANLVELLDIDRLLLGGRTVLEHPEVFLKGVAGVLAEQARTRGRAGEPVPVALARGGARVVADGAAELVLAPLFGRRRTGLAAGRVGPAPA
- a CDS encoding Gfo/Idh/MocA family oxidoreductase; this translates as MSEMSDSTGTAAPHDPLRVGLIGYGLAGSVFHAPLIAAAEGLQLDTVSTSDPERQAQARAEHPGVRTVDTPEAVLARAADLDLIVLATPNKTHVPLATAALEAGLPVVVDKPLAATAAEAEKLAALAGDRGLLLSVFQNRRWDNDFRTARKLIEDGALGDVYRFESRFERWRPQPKGGWRESGDPAEIGGLLYDLGSHLVDQALVLFGPAVSVYAESVVRRPGAEADDDSFIALTHAGGVRSHLWMSATTAMLGPRFRVLGSRAGYVKHGLDPQEAALREGRRPGDEKGEWGVEPESHRGRLGAGSSPQSGGGEQVPTLPGDYPAYYAAIARALREGGRPPVTATEAAAALRVLEAARRSAAEGRTVRIVG
- a CDS encoding fumarylacetoacetate hydrolase family protein yields the protein MKLLRVGTVGAERPALLDGTGVLRDLSGLVTDIDPVLLADDAALARLRTAAASGDLPPLDAAGLRTGPPLARIGKIVCIGLNYHDHARETGAATPEEPILFMKAPDTVVGPEDTVLVPRDSVKTDWEVELAVVIGRTARYLESDDEALAAVAGYAVAHDVSERAFQIERGGQWDKGKNCETFNPLGPWLVTADEVPDPQALGLRLWVNGELKQDGTTAEQIFPVAEVVRYVSRFMTLYPGDVINTGTPAGVAMGRPEPKPYLRAGDVVELEIDGLGRQRQRLRDA